Proteins from one Podospora pseudocomata strain CBS 415.72m chromosome 4, whole genome shotgun sequence genomic window:
- a CDS encoding hypothetical protein (COG:S; EggNog:ENOG503P6Q8), with protein MKSFFLPVAVLVSAAMAQTTSVCGADYIVEACLGSEKAKLAACGQSDYDCSCAAWQAILTCYNNCPNDSRLHSDVGQKDIFCGFASQFPSKATAAPSASKTNNVNPAPTLNQNQVEDDASNTDDESGTSTLTSSPATNTNSAAYLALNAGGVLAAVAGVVAVVL; from the exons tcggccgccatggcccagACCACCAGCGTCTGTGGTGCCGACTACATAGTCGAGGCCTGCCTCGGCTCCGAGAAGGCGAAGCTCGCCGCCTGCGGCCAGAGTGACTACGACTGCTCATGCGCCGCCTGGCAAGCTATCCTCAC CTGCTACAACAACTGCCCCAACGACTCTCGTCTCC ACTCTGACGTCGGCCAAAAGGACATCTTCTGCGGCTTCGCCTCCCAGTTCCCTTCCAAGGCCACCGCTGCCCCTTCCGCCtccaaaaccaacaacgTCAACCCGGCCCCGACCCTAAATCAGAACcaggttgaggatgatgcgAGCAACACTGACGACGAgtccggcacctccaccctcactAGCTCCccagccaccaacaccaacagcgCTGCGTATCTCGCCCTGAACGCTGGCGGtgtcctcgccgccgtcgccggtgttgttgctgtcgtgcTCTAA
- a CDS encoding hypothetical protein (EggNog:ENOG503P84W), whose product MSPNKAPSAGTKVTLGSSAPITQESAGPVNPSSLAAESRRHGGAFSENPTSSGSSPGQPASQSEYESSLSGTTGRPSSNSASLESAQMSKSSQSERGQKGMPSKSTKTELSKIVSNPEGQGAKAPTYVENLIHTGAERGGKPHGKNLTEGGFEGSGTVEGPLPEPGSEDDPGRSAFRKLAGASAAGNGVAKGWKESEGRKGFSQLGSEESA is encoded by the exons ATGTCCCCCAATAAAGCACCAAGCGCCGGCACCAAG GTCACCCTCGGCTCCTCAGCCCCCATAACCCAAGAATCAGCCGGCCccgtcaacccctcctccctagCCGCCGAATCCCGCCGCCACGGCGGCGCCTTCTCCGAaaaccccacctcctccggctcctcccccggccAGCCAGCCTCCCAATCCGAGTACgaatcctccctctccggTACCACCGGCCGCCCCTCTAGCAATTCCGCCTCCTTGGAATCAGCCCAAATGTCCAAATCGTCCCAGTCGGAGCGCGGACAAAAGGGGATGCCCTCCAAGTCGACCAAGACGGAATTGTCAAAGATTGTGAGCAATCCCGAGGGGCAGGGGGCCAAGGCACCGACTTATGTCGAGAATTTGATTCATACCGGTGCCGAGAGGGGCGGGAAGCCGCACGGGAAGAATCTGACAGAGGGTGGTTTTGAGGGGAGCGGGACGGTGGAGGGCCCGTTGCCTGAGCCCGGGAGTGAGGATGACCCGGGACGGTCGGCGTTTAGGAAGCTGGCGGGGGCGAGCGCGGCTGGGAACGGGGTGGcgaaggggtggaaggagtcagaggggaggaaggggttttCGCAGTTGGGGAGTGAGGAGAGTGCTTAG